The sequence AACGTGTGTCTTTTCCTTCATTGCTTATCTGTGAACGTGTGTGTCTTTCCCTTATTGCTTatctgtgaacgtgtgtgtgtcttttcccTCATTGCTTATCTGTGAACGTGTGTCTTTTCCCTTATTGCTTATCTGTGAACGTGTGTCTTTCCCTTATTGCTTatctgtgaacgtgtgtgtgtcttttcccTCATTGCTTATCTGTGAACGTGTGTGTCTTTTCCCTCATTGCTTatctgtgaacgtgtgtgtgtcttttcccTTATTGCTTATCTGTATCTTTCCCATGGTAGGCGTTGAGATTTCCAAGGTTCTCTCTGCTGGGTTGGAGTGACGGAGGCATTACTGCTCTGATTGCAGCAGCCAGGAACCCCTCCCTGGTCAATAAGATGGTGGTGTGGGGCTCCAACGCATATGTCTCACCACAAGATGTAAAGATCTACAATGGTGAGGTCCTCTTATTGGTGTGTGCGAGCATGCTTTGGAGAGACTGGATGAGGCAGCTCTGCATGTGTTAGGGTTTGTGTATTACAgcttgtgtgtgtccatgtgtcttcAGCGATCCGTGATGTGTCTCAGTGGAGTGAGAGGATGAGGAGGCCCATGGAGGAAGTGTATGGGGCAGAGCTCTTCATTAAGACCTGGGAAGGATGGGTGGACGGGATTGGACAGTTCGCCCAGAGACCAGAAGGTAAGGGCAGCAACATCTTTAAAGCAAAGATTCCAATTTTCAGTTCCACTTGTCAGTTCCTGTGTTAGGGAGTATCTGTATAGATCCTTACTTGTTTTCTGTCTGTCCTGTATTGTTCAGGAAGCATCTGTATGGAGCTGTTGCCTCAGATCAGCTGTCCCTCTCTCATCATCCACGGAGAGAAGGATCCCATGGTGCCCAGCTTCCACCCTCAGTATCTCCTCAAACACATCAAGGGTTCAAGGTGAGCTTGATTCCCCCATTACATTCCTTCTCTTTTGTTTTCCTATCCTCCCTTCTGTATGTTTTTCTCTCTTATAGAGGCATTGTATGAAAGAAATGATGTACAGTCAGCATGTATTATGTCAATGTTTAACTACAACCACTATTGATACGTACAACCTCCACTGTAACATCTTCTTTGGTGTCCAGGTTGCATCTGATGCCGGAAGGGAAACACAACCTGCATCTGAGGTTTGCTGCCAAGTTCAACAAGCTGGTTGAAGACTTCCTGAACCAGTGATGgacataggaatagggtgccattcgggacgCAGCCTAACATTTTGCAGTATGTAGGGATTAGGGTACCAATTCGGTTACACAAATCCTGCACCCACAGGAAATGAGAAGCTTTCAGGCCTGGGTCTGTGTTCAAGAGTGGACAACATTGAAGGAGCACTATAGAAAGCAACAGTAATAATCAATCGGAGTCTGGTCCATTAATTAACTGACTTATCACTGAATTACTGGTATATGAGCCAAAATAAATACCCATCCACATGACTATTTCACATGTTATGTATTAATTCCTTGTGTAATAAGTTTTTGTTGAACTTTTTGCATCATTTGTATTGTTGTGTCCAGTCCTCTGTTTTGTACTGTTGTGTGTCATATATGGCATGTTATGTAAATGTTGCATTTGCACTAACTGTTATGCCATGTAAAACAAAGCAAAAGAAAAGTTGGAAAATGATAGTCATTCAATTACAATTTTTAATCAGACATATTTAGTAAACAGCAGAGGTGAAAGTAAGGTGGTGTGGTACGGCGTCCCAGCACAATAAATAGTTTGGGTACGCCGTACCAGTTAAACATGAACCTATCACAATGATTAAAACAAAATGTCAAGAAAATTAGCAAATGGACTTAAACTGGTGGTATAGCCTATGCTCCAATATGCGATGTGGTCAGATGAGAACACTGAAATTTTGCCAAGGTAGAGATGAGTGGCTGACACAGATGCGTGCGGACAACAGTGGATGCTTCAATTCATGGCCTAATGACAATCACCAAATGTCATTAgactttttggtgttttgtgtAACAGATGACTGGAAAGGGTCACCACTGTTTGCAACAAGAGCTcaacttggactgaaataggttccggtacttttgagctaatattttataagaggaacaggagctcaagcagaaCATTTGAAGTACCAGTACTCAGTTCATGTGAGGTCCTGCCCAAGTCAACCACTGGTTTGGAGGCTGGAAATATGTTGAGTGGATGAGCTTGGAGCCCTTTGAAGTGATTGTTTGATAATCAGATAAAAACAtaatgactggttgtgtttatacCACAATACTAGTTAATGCATTTTAAAAGTTATGAAAAATATTCTAGGTCCACAGACATCCTTTTGAATGAATAGTAATTATATGATTAGGCCAATACATTTATTGGGTCTATAGGCACAAGCGTATGTTGGTCCCGTAGTGGGAAGAAATTAATTGTACTTTCACCGCTGGTAAAGTctttatatgtacagtgtgttctCTGACAGGCACAACAGTGGCAGTTACAATGAGCCTATCCATCTTTTGATGGACACATTTTATACCTGACCGAGAACTACATGCTCTCCCTCTTGTGAATGTTATTCATGTGTGATTTCAGGGAACTCATCTGATTGAAGCATTTATCGCAATAGTTACAGCGAAACGGTTTCTCGCCAGTGTGAATTCTCTGATGGCGTTTAAGATCACTTGTTGATAAAAAGCATTTACCACACGAAGGACACATGTATGGTTTCTCCCCTGAATGAGTCCTCATGTGACCATTCAGGTGTTCCTTCCTGCTAAAGCTTTTCCCACAAGTGTTACACAGGtacggtttctctccagtgtgaattCTCTCGTGGAGTTTGAGTTGGCTTTCTTTTGGAAAAGCTTTTTCACACATAGTGCACTGCAGCATTGCCTTCTGTTTGTGACTCTTCATATGCTGCTTAAGGTTTCGCATCTGATGGAAGCTTTTGCCGCAATCGCTGCAGAGATACGCTGGaggctcctctccttcctctcccgtctcccctgTGTGTACCCTCATATGGCTTAGCAAATTACCCTCGTAGTTGAAGCATTTGTTACATTCAACACACCTGTATGGTTCCTCACCTGTGTGAATTCTCTCATGCTTTTTCAAATCGCTCGAATAGATAAAGCATTTCCCGCAGACATCACACTTGTACGGCTGCTCCCCTGTGTGGCTCCTCATGTGGTCTGTCAGTCTAGTGTTGTGGAGGAAGCATTTGCCACATTCATGGCAGCAGTAGGGTTTCCGTGTTGTGTGTATCTTCATGTGCGTTTTCAGACCTCCCTTAAGAGTGAAGCTTTTGTCGCATTCCTTGCAGCTGTATGGTTTCTCACCAGTGTGGATCCGCTGGTGGCGTTTTAAATCACAGTCTGATATAAAGCATTTCTCACATAGAAGGCACCGGAATAATCTCTCTCCTGTATGAGTGCGCATATGCCCAATCAAGTCCGATTTACGGCTGAAACTTTGACTGCAATCGCTGCACACGTATGGTGTCTCTCTATTGTGAGTTTTTAGGTGTTGTCTTAGACCTGCTTTAAATGTGAAACATTTTTCACACATAGGACACTGAAGTCGTTGCCCTGTGTGGCTCCTCATATGCTCTTTTAGTGTTGCCTTCAGACTGTAGCTTTTTCCGCACTCCTGGCAGCTGCATGGTTTCACTCCGGTGTGAATTAGCTGATGGCGTTTTAGAACCACGGCTGATATACAGGATTTCTCACACACAGGACATTTAAATAGGCTCTCCCCTCCTGTGTGGGATCTCATATGCTCTGTCAGGTGTCCCTGGCGTGTGAAGCCTTTGTCACACTCAAAACATTGATAAGGTTTCTCTCCATTGTGAGTCTTCATATGCCTGACCAGAGCTCCCTTGCCTTTGAAGGACCTGGAGCATTCTTTGCACTTATATGGCTTTTCATCTTTCTGATGAATTTTCCGGTGATTTCCTAAATGGCTTCTGCTAATGAAGCATTGACTGCACACAGGGCATTTGTATGGTGTCACTCCTGTGTGAGTGTTTATATGCCTGTCCAGGATTTCCTTGTGGTTGAATGATTTGCCACATTCAGTACAGCTGTATGGTTTCTCACCGATGTGAATAATTCT is a genomic window of Oncorhynchus nerka isolate Pitt River linkage group LG24, Oner_Uvic_2.0, whole genome shotgun sequence containing:
- the LOC115108608 gene encoding oocyte zinc finger protein XlCOF6-like is translated as MSKIQLLNLFITERLTTAAVELFGENKTEYHDRLKSAAVDIFRIVEKTIIEYLEEISSSKQENGRLRRILLDLGADPQQLTREIPPKQHQQPHCEQEWSPSRVQEETEHTLITEQQEELKASQDTTEVTQFIFPPPYVERDCDQDSERDPLPTNTTVGIKTEPDDGEDYGVSEPIIDSQPLSELGLHPDSKVCTEAKITSELKAPLRAHTEKRLHMCTVCRKSFTRAGQLKIHQRIIHIGEKPYSCTECGKSFNHKEILDRHINTHTGVTPYKCPVCSQCFISRSHLGNHRKIHQKDEKPYKCKECSRSFKGKGALVRHMKTHNGEKPYQCFECDKGFTRQGHLTEHMRSHTGGESLFKCPVCEKSCISAVVLKRHQLIHTGVKPCSCQECGKSYSLKATLKEHMRSHTGQRLQCPMCEKCFTFKAGLRQHLKTHNRETPYVCSDCSQSFSRKSDLIGHMRTHTGERLFRCLLCEKCFISDCDLKRHQRIHTGEKPYSCKECDKSFTLKGGLKTHMKIHTTRKPYCCHECGKCFLHNTRLTDHMRSHTGEQPYKCDVCGKCFIYSSDLKKHERIHTGEEPYRCVECNKCFNYEGNLLSHMRVHTGETGEEGEEPPAYLCSDCGKSFHQMRNLKQHMKSHKQKAMLQCTMCEKAFPKESQLKLHERIHTGEKPYLCNTCGKSFSRKEHLNGHMRTHSGEKPYMCPSCGKCFLSTSDLKRHQRIHTGEKPFRCNYCDKCFNQMSSLKSHMNNIHKRESM
- the bphl gene encoding valacyclovir hydrolase, whose protein sequence is MAMLFWERGLRNAVTKKAMQGVQLYCTSVVSGRERVNGVDLFYQQTGKGDHAVLLLPGALGSAQTDFGPQLKSLSKDRFTVIGWDPRGYGNSRPPERDFPLDFFERDAKDAVDLMQALRFPRFSLLGWSDGGITALIAAARNPSLVNKMVVWGSNAYVSPQDVKIYNAIRDVSQWSERMRRPMEEVYGAELFIKTWEGWVDGIGQFAQRPEGSICMELLPQISCPSLIIHGEKDPMVPSFHPQYLLKHIKGSRLHLMPEGKHNLHLRFAAKFNKLVEDFLNQ